A stretch of the Archangium violaceum genome encodes the following:
- a CDS encoding HP0495 family protein — protein MKGDGQIQQEGDGQEKKPLIEYPTVYTFKVMGRQAPDFVEYVRSLFRLLMGTEISPDSIREQPSSKGTYVSVSVSVYLLSEEHRRSIYTRLRQEQRVVYYL, from the coding sequence ATGAAGGGAGACGGTCAGATCCAGCAAGAGGGCGACGGGCAGGAGAAGAAGCCGCTCATCGAGTACCCCACCGTCTACACCTTCAAGGTGATGGGGAGGCAGGCGCCGGACTTCGTCGAGTACGTGCGCAGCCTCTTCCGGTTGCTCATGGGCACGGAGATCTCCCCGGATTCCATCCGGGAGCAGCCCAGCAGCAAGGGCACCTACGTCTCGGTGAGCGTGTCCGTGTACCTGCTGTCCGAGGAGCACCGCCGCTCCATCTACACCCGGCTGCGGCAGGAGCAGCGGGTCGTCTACTACCTTTGA
- a CDS encoding PhoH family protein, which produces MRKNFILDTNVLLHDPRSIYSFKEHNVIIPIYVIEEIDQFKRDLSELGRNARLVARYLDSFREEGSLKDGVRLPHGGVLRVCFSERSLPLSVADSNLMDNRILSVAIDLMEREPQSPAVFITKDTNLRIRADALGLIAEDYDAERVEITELYTGFTERLVSREMVDQMYKPGAEVEISGQELLSPHQFVLLKDETNPSHTAMGRFNAARGRVVPLLRGMKSEGVWGIRPRNMEQSFALDLVMNDEIKLVTIVGKAGTGKTLLAIAAGLHKVTEESVYQKLLVSRPVFPLGRDIGYLPGTLEEKMNPWMQPIFDNVEFLMNLSRADKKAGRGYHELIDLGLMEIEALTYIRGRSIPNQYIIIDEAQNLTPHEVKTIITRVGDNTKIILTGDPFQIDNPYVDATSNGLVHVVNRFKNEKIAGHITMAKGERSALAELAANLL; this is translated from the coding sequence ACGTCCTCCTTCACGACCCCCGCTCCATCTACAGCTTCAAGGAACACAACGTCATCATCCCCATCTACGTCATCGAGGAGATCGATCAGTTCAAGCGCGATCTCTCCGAGCTCGGACGTAACGCGCGCCTGGTTGCGCGCTACCTGGACTCCTTCCGGGAGGAGGGTTCGCTGAAGGATGGAGTGCGCCTGCCACATGGCGGGGTGCTCCGGGTCTGCTTCTCCGAGAGGAGCCTGCCGCTCTCCGTGGCGGACAGCAACCTGATGGACAACCGCATCCTCTCGGTGGCCATCGATCTGATGGAGCGCGAGCCGCAGTCGCCGGCCGTCTTCATCACCAAGGACACCAACCTGCGCATCCGCGCGGACGCGCTGGGCCTCATCGCCGAGGACTACGACGCCGAGCGGGTGGAGATCACCGAGCTCTACACGGGCTTCACCGAGCGCCTGGTCTCCCGCGAGATGGTCGACCAGATGTACAAGCCCGGCGCCGAGGTGGAGATCTCCGGGCAGGAGTTGCTCTCGCCGCACCAGTTCGTGCTGCTCAAGGACGAGACGAACCCCTCGCACACCGCCATGGGCCGCTTCAACGCCGCCCGGGGCCGGGTGGTGCCGCTGCTGCGCGGAATGAAGAGCGAGGGCGTCTGGGGCATTCGTCCGCGCAACATGGAGCAGAGCTTCGCGCTGGATCTGGTCATGAACGACGAGATCAAGCTCGTCACCATCGTGGGCAAGGCGGGCACGGGCAAGACGCTGCTGGCGATAGCCGCGGGGCTCCACAAGGTGACCGAGGAGAGCGTGTACCAGAAGCTGCTCGTCAGCCGGCCGGTCTTCCCGCTCGGCCGGGACATCGGCTACCTGCCGGGCACCCTGGAAGAGAAGATGAACCCCTGGATGCAGCCCATCTTCGACAACGTGGAGTTCCTGATGAACCTCAGCCGGGCCGACAAGAAGGCCGGCAGGGGCTACCACGAGCTCATCGACCTGGGACTGATGGAGATCGAGGCGCTCACCTACATCCGCGGGCGCAGCATCCCCAACCAGTACATCATCATCGACGAGGCGCAGAACCTCACGCCCCATGAGGTGAAGACGATCATCACCCGAGTGGGCGACAACACGAAAATCATTCTCACCGGGGACCCGTTCCAGATAGACAACCCCTACGTGGACGCGACCAGCAACGGACTCGTTCACGTGGTCAACCGGTTCAAGAACGAGAAGATCGCGGGCCACATCACCATGGCCAAGGGCGAGCGCAGCGCCCTGGCCGAGCTCGCGGCGAACCTCCTCTAG